In Pelosinus sp. UFO1, one genomic interval encodes:
- a CDS encoding YmaF family protein, protein MDEATRKCCHCEEEQFHVHEFLGSVKIATEDDEDPHNHRFAGVSGEALCIGNNQHVHEIQTRTDFFDDHFHLICIRTGPAVRVNDRHVHFATGMTTEVEDHVHQFMFATLIEDPIGDD, encoded by the coding sequence ATGGACGAAGCTACAAGGAAATGTTGTCACTGCGAAGAAGAGCAGTTTCATGTGCATGAATTTTTAGGAAGCGTTAAAATTGCAACAGAGGATGATGAAGATCCCCATAACCACCGTTTTGCTGGGGTATCAGGTGAAGCTCTCTGTATAGGTAATAATCAGCATGTACACGAGATCCAAACAAGAACAGACTTTTTTGATGACCACTTTCACTTAATTTGTATTCGTACAGGTCCAGCAGTTCGTGTAAATGACAGACATGTGCATTTTGCAACTGGAATGACCACTGAGGTTGAGGATCATGTGCATCAATTTATGTTTGCTACTCTAATTGAAGACCCAATTGGTGATGACTAA
- a CDS encoding Na/Pi cotransporter family protein: MYVMLLLSLIGTTLLLGGIYFMRLGLQKLLWTKLQSLLSQLTKTPLRGLFVGMFAAAIMQSSTAVSLLTIGLVHAEYLSFYQGLGIILGANIGTCSTVQLMTITIPEQVILPLFLFSLLLTIISKKLRYLGMAASGLLSMFIGMSILSEALSSLSEFTTVISYLLAAKENSIYGILGGMIITLLFQSSSAATGVLMVLASDGIIDLTTATYVVYGNNIGSCLSSIIVALTASLSARRLAAAHILLNVLGVFIFLPFTNLLVKIATYLTADFAGQVAIVHTLFNIISSVAVLPILRQYANLVMLLVPKRR; encoded by the coding sequence ATGTATGTTATGCTACTATTGAGTCTAATCGGTACCACACTGTTATTGGGTGGTATTTACTTCATGCGTCTTGGTCTACAAAAACTATTATGGACTAAATTACAGTCGCTCTTAAGCCAACTAACTAAAACTCCTTTGCGTGGTTTATTTGTAGGTATGTTTGCCGCTGCGATTATGCAAAGCAGTACTGCAGTTTCATTATTAACTATAGGCTTGGTCCATGCAGAGTATTTATCCTTTTATCAAGGTCTAGGGATTATTCTAGGAGCAAATATTGGCACATGTTCCACAGTACAATTGATGACTATCACGATACCGGAACAAGTTATCTTACCATTATTTCTATTCAGTTTATTACTCACAATCATATCCAAAAAACTTCGCTACCTCGGTATGGCAGCTTCAGGATTACTTAGTATGTTTATTGGCATGAGTATTTTATCAGAAGCCTTAAGCAGTCTTTCAGAATTTACAACTGTTATTAGTTATTTGCTTGCCGCCAAAGAAAATTCTATTTATGGAATCCTTGGAGGAATGATCATTACTCTTTTATTTCAATCTAGCAGCGCCGCTACAGGTGTATTAATGGTCCTAGCCAGCGATGGGATTATCGATCTAACAACAGCTACTTATGTAGTCTACGGCAACAATATTGGATCCTGTTTATCTTCCATTATTGTAGCATTAACAGCATCTTTATCAGCGAGACGTCTCGCTGCAGCCCATATCCTTCTTAATGTATTAGGTGTTTTTATTTTCTTACCATTTACAAATTTACTAGTGAAAATAGCCACCTATCTCACAGCAGATTTTGCTGGGCAGGTGGCTATAGTACATACGCTATTTAATATTATTTCTTCTGTGGCTGTATTACCAATACTACGCCAATACGCAAATCTAGTTATGTTATTGGTTCCCAAAAGAAGATGA
- a CDS encoding recombinase family protein has product MSNQYHKDLEPSCFYLRKSREDQEAESRGEGETLAKHKKALFKTAKVYGVNITKVFEEVVSGESIIHRPEMLNLLKEIEEGKWKSVFCMDIDRLGRGKMQDQGLIIETFKQAKTKIVTPRKIYDLNDEWDEEYTEFESFMARKELKIITRRLQGGRIRSLEDGNYLGTVPPYGYLIEKKDRKRYLIKNPEQSEPTTLIWKLYRMNMGTNKIANELNDMGYLSYTGKKWSASSILAILKNPTYAGVNAWKKVASKKSTTRIGRETKLRPKEEQIWIYDCHEPYVTLEEFEQVQQMLSKKYHPPYQLINGITNPLAGLIKCDICGGSMIYRPYQHQQYPHLMCYNRYCRNKSCRFEYVEQKILEGLLLWLNEYRAQWDNFKANEQDNTIDLKEKVYKNLKKELKELELQKDNLHDLLEKGIYNADTYLERSAKLSEKIADTKKNIDKTEFALSNEIQHEKAKKDIIPKVQHVLEVYEKSNNPTEKNNMLKSVLENATYRKEKWQKGDQFTLVINPRLPQ; this is encoded by the coding sequence GTGAGCAACCAGTATCATAAAGACCTAGAGCCTTCTTGTTTCTATCTCCGTAAATCAAGAGAAGATCAGGAAGCAGAATCCAGAGGTGAAGGGGAAACTCTCGCTAAGCATAAAAAGGCATTATTTAAAACAGCTAAAGTATATGGTGTGAATATTACTAAAGTCTTTGAAGAAGTTGTGTCAGGTGAGAGCATCATCCATCGGCCTGAGATGTTAAACCTACTAAAAGAAATTGAAGAAGGAAAATGGAAATCTGTTTTCTGTATGGATATTGATCGTCTTGGTCGTGGCAAGATGCAGGATCAAGGTTTAATTATAGAAACCTTTAAACAAGCAAAAACTAAGATCGTAACTCCACGTAAAATATATGATTTAAACGATGAATGGGACGAAGAATATACCGAGTTTGAATCTTTCATGGCACGCAAAGAGCTCAAGATCATCACTAGACGCTTACAAGGCGGCAGAATTAGATCCTTGGAAGATGGTAACTACCTTGGCACCGTACCTCCCTATGGATACCTAATAGAGAAAAAAGACCGCAAGAGATACTTAATTAAGAACCCAGAACAAAGTGAACCTACGACTTTAATATGGAAGTTATACAGGATGAACATGGGAACCAATAAGATAGCGAATGAACTGAATGACATGGGATATCTATCTTATACGGGTAAGAAATGGTCTGCCTCATCGATTTTAGCTATTTTAAAGAATCCTACCTACGCTGGTGTTAATGCGTGGAAAAAAGTAGCTTCGAAGAAGTCGACTACCCGTATTGGCAGGGAAACAAAATTGCGCCCCAAAGAAGAGCAAATTTGGATTTATGATTGTCATGAACCCTATGTCACTCTTGAAGAATTTGAGCAGGTGCAACAAATGCTGTCAAAAAAATATCACCCGCCCTATCAGCTTATTAACGGCATTACCAATCCCCTAGCTGGATTGATTAAATGCGATATATGCGGCGGTTCAATGATCTATCGTCCTTATCAGCATCAACAGTACCCTCACCTCATGTGCTACAATCGGTATTGTCGTAATAAAAGCTGCCGCTTTGAATATGTGGAGCAGAAAATATTAGAGGGCCTGCTGCTATGGCTTAACGAATATCGCGCTCAGTGGGATAATTTTAAGGCTAATGAACAGGATAATACCATTGACCTCAAAGAGAAGGTATATAAAAACCTCAAAAAGGAATTAAAAGAATTAGAGCTGCAAAAAGACAATTTACATGACTTATTAGAAAAAGGGATTTATAATGCTGATACCTACCTAGAAAGATCAGCAAAATTATCTGAGAAAATTGCTGATACAAAAAAAAATATCGACAAAACAGAATTTGCCTTGTCGAATGAGATTCAACATGAGAAAGCTAAAAAGGATATTATTCCTAAGGTTCAACACGTTTTAGAAGTCTATGAGAAATCCAATAACCCTACTGAGAAAAATAATATGTTAAAGTCAGTGCTAGAAAATGCCACCTATCGCAAAGAAAAATGGCAAAAAGGTGATCAATTTACACTAGTGATAAATCCCCGTTTACCCCAGTAA
- the yyaC gene encoding spore protease YyaC: MKKTVAEKVVTNINDALAYNKMHPYLLYLLKQQKELNNRKIIILCIGSDKYIGDALGPLVGSYLLENTKSIVYGSLDNPVHAGNLVEVIQSIEKQHHQPIIIAVDACLGKNNEIGNMEIWEGGIEAGIAVGNKLPYIGTISIIGVVNAGGYMGYLDLQSASLSIVIKLSNCIGKVISDVINYVTDYDAV, translated from the coding sequence ATGAAGAAGACTGTCGCTGAAAAAGTAGTTACTAATATAAATGATGCTTTGGCTTATAACAAAATGCATCCCTATTTATTGTATTTATTAAAACAACAAAAAGAACTGAATAATAGAAAAATCATTATTTTATGTATTGGATCGGATAAATATATTGGCGACGCTCTTGGTCCCTTAGTGGGCTCTTATTTGCTAGAAAACACAAAAAGCATTGTTTATGGTAGCTTGGATAATCCTGTTCATGCAGGAAATTTAGTAGAAGTAATTCAGAGTATAGAAAAACAGCATCATCAGCCTATTATTATTGCTGTTGACGCATGTTTAGGTAAAAATAATGAAATTGGCAATATGGAAATATGGGAGGGAGGTATAGAGGCTGGTATTGCTGTTGGCAATAAATTACCTTATATCGGCACCATTTCAATTATTGGTGTAGTCAACGCGGGAGGCTATATGGGATATTTAGATTTACAGAGTGCCTCATTATCGATTGTTATAAAACTTAGCAATTGCATTGGTAAGGTGATAAGTGATGTGATTAATTACGTTACGGATTATGATGCAGTTTAA
- a CDS encoding AraC family transcriptional regulator has translation MFLGKRSKKRFFQTCHRTAFKDRTDKQKVFNIELERGGSMNWLDAMNKAVEYLEDNITEKLDIEKVAKIALSSTFHFQRMYHMITGITIAEYIRRRRLTLAAQDIVSGEKIINVAYKYGYETPEAFTKAFGKMHGISPSAAREPGANLKAYPKLSFHISIKGDKNMDYKIVDKESFTVVGKQRRITMVDGENFKQVPQFWNDCMNDGSYEWINSRAGERGVLGICKDFGKYKDEFNYMIAIENIKETLPSGYISTTIPAATWAIFELVGALPEAIQDLTRRIFTEWLPAAGYQHDCAPELEVYPKGDIYSPDYRCEIWIPIKK, from the coding sequence TTGTTTTTAGGGAAAAGAAGTAAGAAGCGTTTTTTTCAAACCTGTCATCGGACAGCATTTAAAGACAGGACAGATAAGCAGAAAGTATTTAATATAGAACTAGAGAGGGGTGGCTCGATGAATTGGCTCGATGCAATGAATAAGGCAGTAGAATATCTGGAGGATAACATTACTGAAAAGCTTGATATTGAGAAGGTGGCGAAAATCGCCTTATCCTCTACGTTTCACTTTCAGCGTATGTATCATATGATTACTGGTATTACAATAGCTGAATATATACGAAGAAGAAGGCTCACACTTGCTGCTCAGGATATTGTATCTGGCGAAAAAATCATTAATGTGGCTTATAAGTATGGCTATGAAACGCCCGAAGCATTCACAAAAGCTTTTGGGAAAATGCATGGAATAAGCCCTTCGGCTGCGCGCGAGCCGGGAGCAAATCTCAAGGCATATCCTAAGCTCTCCTTTCACATTTCAATAAAAGGAGATAAAAATATGGATTATAAGATTGTTGATAAAGAAAGCTTTACAGTAGTGGGTAAACAACGAAGGATAACTATGGTAGACGGAGAAAATTTCAAACAGGTGCCCCAATTTTGGAACGATTGCATGAACGATGGATCATACGAGTGGATTAATTCAAGAGCCGGTGAACGTGGCGTGTTAGGTATATGTAAGGATTTTGGTAAGTATAAAGATGAATTTAATTATATGATAGCAATTGAGAACATCAAAGAAACTCTTCCCAGTGGATATATTTCGACAACGATACCAGCAGCAACCTGGGCTATATTTGAATTAGTCGGAGCACTGCCTGAAGCGATACAGGATCTTACTCGAAGGATATTTACAGAGTGGTTGCCTGCTGCAGGATATCAACATGATTGTGCACCAGAGCTTGAGGTCTATCCTAAAGGTGATATATACTCTCCAGATTACAGATGTGAGATTTGGATTCCTATCAAGAAGTAA
- a CDS encoding lipopolysaccharide assembly protein LapB, with protein MFNYKSATFIIAIVLLLISPTAFATSSQDVTLLLNLGNQQLNDKQYDDSIATFSQLLELDSTNTTAYNQRGFAYLRKNNYSVAINDFTKAIEYNPQSYQAFAHRGTAYSLVGQNELALTDYATSIRLNPGYPVSYFSRGNFYVYLKKYDLAIDDFTKLIEITPISISYLYRARVYCFETKQYELALADVNKAIELDPRNIRAYEIRSLVNGRLKNYDQDITDCSTILELDPSNFGALINRSNAYGLLGQYDNSITDSLKAIQLNDRILMAHFNLAQGYELSGQKEAALKEYQISLNILQYYPSLYTKERQKAQSRLNGKWDTYNEWL; from the coding sequence ATGTTTAATTATAAATCTGCGACGTTCATCATAGCAATTGTCTTACTTCTTATATCACCAACTGCTTTCGCTACTAGTAGTCAAGACGTTACCTTATTATTAAACCTCGGTAATCAGCAACTAAATGACAAACAATACGATGATTCAATCGCCACCTTCTCCCAACTCCTAGAACTCGATTCCACTAATACAACAGCCTACAATCAACGCGGTTTTGCATATCTAAGAAAAAATAATTATTCCGTAGCCATTAACGATTTTACTAAAGCCATCGAGTACAACCCACAATCCTATCAAGCCTTTGCCCACCGCGGTACGGCTTATTCTCTCGTTGGTCAAAATGAATTGGCACTCACCGATTACGCAACCTCAATTCGGCTTAACCCTGGGTATCCTGTATCATATTTTTCACGCGGCAATTTTTATGTTTATTTAAAGAAATATGACTTAGCAATTGACGACTTTACCAAACTTATCGAAATCACACCAATTTCGATATCGTATTTATATCGGGCTAGGGTCTACTGTTTTGAAACTAAACAATATGAACTTGCTCTCGCCGATGTGAATAAAGCAATCGAACTCGACCCTCGAAACATTCGTGCCTATGAAATTCGTAGCTTAGTTAATGGCCGACTAAAGAATTATGATCAAGACATCACCGATTGTTCAACAATTCTCGAACTTGATCCCTCCAACTTTGGGGCTCTAATTAACCGTAGCAACGCTTACGGCCTATTGGGCCAATATGACAATTCCATTACCGACTCTCTAAAAGCCATTCAACTTAACGATAGGATATTAATGGCTCATTTCAATCTGGCCCAAGGATATGAACTTAGCGGACAAAAAGAGGCCGCCCTGAAAGAATACCAAATTTCTCTCAATATTCTCCAATACTATCCCTCTCTTTACACAAAAGAACGTCAAAAGGCTCAATCCCGACTAAACGGCAAGTGGGATACTTACAATGAATGGTTATAG